In Promicromonospora sp. Populi, one genomic interval encodes:
- a CDS encoding HAD family hydrolase has protein sequence MVRTVVFDVGETLIDESRIWLRWAERLGVPPLTFLGVLGGCAALDLPHRDAFEMVRPGLDVDAEIARWARDDPDGLRNGFDAEDLYPDVRPALTALREAGYDVVIAGNQPPEARAALEAMDLPASAIRTSDEWGVEKPEPEFFAKVAELSGVAPEEIAYVGDRLDNDVLPAADAGMRPILLRRGPWGYLHARRPEASRATVIGSLTELPEVLSR, from the coding sequence ATGGTGCGCACCGTGGTGTTCGACGTCGGAGAAACGCTGATCGACGAGTCCCGGATCTGGCTTCGCTGGGCCGAACGGCTCGGCGTCCCGCCGCTCACATTCCTCGGTGTGCTCGGCGGCTGCGCCGCGCTCGACCTGCCCCACCGGGATGCGTTCGAGATGGTCCGGCCAGGGCTGGACGTCGACGCCGAGATCGCGCGCTGGGCCCGGGACGACCCGGACGGCCTGCGGAACGGGTTCGACGCCGAGGATCTCTACCCCGACGTCCGGCCTGCGTTGACCGCACTGCGCGAGGCCGGCTACGACGTCGTCATCGCCGGGAACCAGCCGCCGGAGGCGCGTGCCGCGCTGGAGGCGATGGACCTGCCCGCGAGCGCGATCCGCACCTCGGACGAGTGGGGTGTGGAAAAGCCCGAACCCGAGTTCTTCGCCAAGGTCGCCGAGCTGTCCGGGGTAGCGCCCGAGGAGATCGCCTACGTCGGTGACCGGCTGGACAACGACGTGCTCCCCGCGGCCGACGCCGGGATGCGGCCGATCCTGCTTCGCCGCGGGCCGTGGGGATACCTGCACGCGCGTCGCCCCGAGGCGTCGCGCGCGACGGTGATCGGCTCGCTGACCGAGCTGCCCGAGGTGCTGTCGCGCTGA